The window ACTCACAATTCTTTCAAGCTGCCCCGATCTCGAGTTCCTCGATTTGAGAGGCTGTGGGGATGTAAGGTTGGATGACAAATTTCTTGCAGAGAAATTCCCTAAACTAAGGGTGTTGGGACCTCTCGTTAGGGACGTGTACGAGAGAAACGAATGGGACGAAGGCTCAGACTACTCATACATATCAGAAGACTTGGCATGGGACTTTTCTGCAGGTTACTTTGACGATGCTGGTAGTTTCGACGACCAATGGGACGATGAAGGCAGACTGGAAGGACTTGAGTTGAGATTTTATGAAGGAGTAGATGAAGATAATGAAGCTTTTGGTTGGCCTCCTTCCCCTTAAACTATAATGTTTCTGAGTTTGTGAAATTGTTtgctctttttcttcctcctccttgGTATCAACTCGATGCTTTTATAACTTATGTGGACTTGTAAATTCTCTTACTAGAAATTGAAGTGtgagtttctttcttcttctttcttttcttatagttTATGGATGAAAATTCTTAGTTTGTGAGTCTGCCTATATCAAAGTCTAGTGGTGAAAATTTTCGAGGggaaaagaaagttgaaaaatgggTGATTGTGATATCCTCGAAAAAGAATTCATGTTCAGTTTGGAAAGACttaatccaaaaattaaattgttttttagtaacttttaaattttaaatattgtgatTCTTTATTTAGTTATGTTTTAATCCTAATTCGttccttttttcaaaaaaaaaagaaaagaaaatggtgtaTACGTCTAATATATAAATCTCAAATTTGAGTTATAATTTAATGTTGGATTATTAAACAActttttgatttgaaaaatgcaCAAACTTACCATATATCCAATCTAaagtttatagttttattagaCCATAAAACGGATTCGAATATATAATAGGTAAATAAAGTATCATTTTAGTGTAAATTTGTGAACTAcatgaaacttttgaaattcaattgaaagagtaaataataataaaaagaaaggggTAAGTGGGAAGTGGTGGCATGGAGAATTAGGAAAAGGGAAAGGGGAATGTGTGTATGGTTTGTAAGTTTGTGGATTAgagaaattttataatataattaagtaataaaaaattaaagggaAGAGGGGCAGTCACGTGAAGGCACGTGAGGTCGATCCTTGGGATCTTGTAGTCTTGTACCCTACCCGATGTCTCCCTCCCACACTTCCCTCGGTACTAGTGTTCCCACGTGTTCCCACTTGCTATTTTCTTATTCtaaattctcatttttcttttccctgaTTCCAAATTCCACATCTTCCATTTCATTACATTTCCCTCTACGTAGTAATTGGATTCTCATCTTTGTTTCTATGGATTACATCATGTCAAGAAGTTTTACCATAGGCTTGGGCCAGGTTGGTTTAGCTTCGGCCCCAACGTGTGAGAAAATGGGCCTGTTTGAAAAGACAGGCCGGATAGAGAGCGAAGTACTAATACAAAGCCCACCCACATTAGGCCCATTGGCCCAGAGAATTAAAAAAGGGGAGAAAAACCCGTGCGTGCCAGCTAGTTTAGTACATGTCAGGCTGGCAAAAACCGTAgatttctaaaaagaaaaaaagaaaaagaaaggaaaaggcTGTCAAAACAATAGAGGGCATAGTTTTGAACATCTCTTAACCATCCATCTCAATCCAACGCTTCACATTCAATCCATCTAATCTTCCTCCTCAACGCAATTATCGCTCCACTATcaagaaaccaaaattttcccCAACTCCTCTTCTCATCATCCTCTCCCTCTCTATTTTCCATTCCGCCATTTCCAAACTCTTTACTTACAGATCTAAtccttcctctctctctctctctctctctctggcAATGGCGGTCACCTCTTCCCCTCGCGAGGAGTATGTTTACATGGCTAAGCTTGCCGAGCAAGCTGAGCGTTACGAGGAGATGGTCGAGTTTATGGAGAAGGTTTCCGCCGCTGCAGATGACGAGGAACTCACCGTTGAGGAGCGGAATCTTCTTTCTGTTGCTTACAAGAATGTTATTGGAGCACGTAGAGCTTCTTGGAGGATTATTTCCTCCATTGAACAGAAAGAAGAGAGCCGAGGGAATGATGATCATGTCTCTGTCATCCGTGGTTACAGATCCAAGATCGAGACTGAGCTTTCTAACATTTGTGATGGCATCCTTAAACTTCTTGACTCTCGTCTCATTTCCTCTGCTGCTTCTGGTGATTCCAAGGTTTTTTATCTTAAGATGAAGGGCGATTATCATAGATACCTTGCTGAATTTAAGACCGGAGCTGAAAGGAAGGAAGCTGCCGAAAGTACTCTCACTGCTTATAAATCTGCTCAGGTTTGATTCCTTCCTTTCTTGTTTATGATCCACCTACCGTAATCACTTTGTTTCTTAGCTATCTTGTACTCATTCTCTCATTCTTTAggtctttcattttcatctcgTTTATTAAGCCGAGAAAAAAAACTGTTTAGATCTTTAGATACTCTATCAAACTACATGTGTTTATGAGAAGCTGTTGTCTGATTTCAGAAGTAACAAATCCGGAAAACTAGACTTGCATAGTTTTTCGCTCGCCcttcgtttttcttttgacgATTATCTTCTGATACTTTCTTTTTCGGTCAAACTATATCGTTTCTTGTAAAATCAATGGTTTGGGAAAGTGATTTCAATATGCATCAAATTCATTGGATCCAAATTCTTGGAAAGACCTTAATAGGAAAATATAAACTGTTTTTCTCCTTCATATTGGGGATTCTTTGCAATTAATGCGAGTTGCTTTTCTCTGATGTTCGAGCAGTGAAGTAAATCATGATTGCATTGACCGTATGCGTACTCGGCTACGAGTAGCTCtgttaataatttaaagttattgtTCTAATGAACTGTAACTACATTTGTAGGATATTGCAAATTCTGAACTTGCTCCTACTCACCCTATACGACTTGGGCTGGCTTTGAACTTCTCAGTGTTCTATTATGAGATTCTGAATTCCCCTGATCGCGCTTGCAGCCTTGCTAAACAGGTTACTCGAATACATTGATCCCCTTATAATATTATGAGATTCCGAATTCCCCTGATCGTGCTTGAAGCTGGTGAAtgagtaattttttattctgttTCAATATTTGCAACCTACAATTTGGTTTAACTTTGTGTAAACCAACCAATACTGAACTGACCATGtcatgaaaataaatcaagCTTTATAAAACCATGTCAAGATGATCGATCATAACCAACCCATTTGGTCATATTTGAAATCTAGTTGATAAAAATCAACTGTAAAACTGAGCTATTTTGGATTGGTCAATTTGCTCTgtttattaagtttttttctcGTTGGTTTTAATTTGCACCCTTTACTTGAGCTGTCTGTTTCCTGTTCAGCTGTCTGGAATGTCACTGTCCTTATCCACTTATCCCTAAGTTGTAGTCCATAGAacatttcaattcatttacCATTCTGCTTCTATACCAATCAGGCTTTCGATGAAGCAATTGCTGAGTTGGATACACTGGGCGAGGAATCATACAAAGATAGCACTTTGATCATGCAACTTCTTCGTGACAACCTCACCCTATGGACTTCAGACATGCAGGTAATGAGATCAAAGGTTGCTTCATGTTCTAGATCGTCAATGACCGTCTGCATTTGTGCCGACTTATCTCTTGCCACGATATATTTGCCTaatattgtataaatttttctaatgatGGTTCTTTACAGGACGATGGAGATGAGATTAAAGAAGCAGCTCCCAAACGTGATGATGAATAGTAGTGAGCATATTGATTCTCGCAAGTGCAGGATTCAACTTCTCCTTTACATGTTTTATTCTGGAGGAGTGCTTGTTTGGAAATTTCGCTTTTCTATTGTTATCTAGGTACTTCTTAGCCTTTTATCATCACCACACTCtggaaaggaaaaacaaaaaacaaaaaaaaacaaaaaaacaccCTTGTGTGTCTTCCCCCCACCagtctgtttttcttttttgaccATCAATTCCATGTCCCTGAACTGCCTTAT of the Cucumis sativus cultivar 9930 chromosome 3, Cucumber_9930_V3, whole genome shotgun sequence genome contains:
- the LOC101210822 gene encoding 14-3-3-like protein is translated as MAVTSSPREEYVYMAKLAEQAERYEEMVEFMEKVSAAADDEELTVEERNLLSVAYKNVIGARRASWRIISSIEQKEESRGNDDHVSVIRGYRSKIETELSNICDGILKLLDSRLISSAASGDSKVFYLKMKGDYHRYLAEFKTGAERKEAAESTLTAYKSAQDIANSELAPTHPIRLGLALNFSVFYYEILNSPDRACSLAKQAFDEAIAELDTLGEESYKDSTLIMQLLRDNLTLWTSDMQDDGDEIKEAAPKRDDE